The Halichondria panicea chromosome 10, odHalPani1.1, whole genome shotgun sequence region GTGTTTCCCGTGTCTACCTGGAATAGAAGACGAGAAAGAAATGTCTCTATCGTCTGATTCTTCAGATGTAGCCAGTCCCTCACACACTTCAGAGGACCGAGTCTCTCAAGATCCTAGTGGTCTGCTGAACAGTCCTCTCCCACCACCGCCGCAGGACTTCTGGCTCATGAGGCTGTTCCAGTCCAACCTCTTCAATATGTCGATAGCCATTGGGTATCTGTTCAACTCCAAGGAAGAGGACGTGCAAGCTTACCTTGGGAACAAGTTGtttgtaagtgtgtgtgtgatgtgatgattgtgagtgtgtgtggtgtgatgATTGTGAGTGTGCGTGGTGTGAtgattgtgagtgtgtgtgatgtgatgATTATATATTTAAGGTATGTAGTATCATTGAGAGAATTCCCTGGAGAGAAATTGATCTTACTTTAATAGTGGTCGTAGGTTTTGGTATCATAGTTTGTGTGTGGGAAAGTGAGTGGGTGTCATGGTCAGTGTGggactgtaacacatgtctgTCTGGCATGCAGTATTTCCCATGACTATAGTTTGCATTGGTGTACCTGAAAAGCCTGAAAATGTGAATATTCTATCATGGTGTATTCATTGTGGTCTAAAAGTGGTTGTTTCACGACCAGTTCACACATGGTGCTCACACATGTTTGTTATCAATATGAGAGTGAAGTCAGAAATTCGTCTAGTCTTAATGAGATCACCATAGTAACTATCTCTTTCCTACCCTTCCTGTGCAGAGCTTCCCCAATGAAGATGTGGACTTCTACCTGCCCCAACTCATGTAAGTATTAATTAAAACTGGTACACTCTGACCTCATTAATGGATTTAGTACGTCTTAACATCTGCTCACACATGTAACTCTGTACCCTTGGTTATATGTGCGCTATCTCCCATAGAAACATGTACCTGCACATGGACGAGTTATCCCTGGTCCTGCACAAGTATTTCCTGCATCGCTGCAGAGACTCAGTCCTGTTCTCTctcaaggtacacacacacacacacacacacacacacacacacacacacacacacacgtactgtGCCCCTTATAAGGGCATTCGTTGTGGCTACTGGAGACCTTTTGTCTGCCAAATTTGAAAGCTGGCACACCTTCAGCATGTtgtctgtatatacacagtaatatAATTGTGTGTAGCTTATTAGACTCTAATTGGTGTCAGATTGATTAAATGTGGCTGAACTTGTATATTTAGGTGAAGTTTGGAAACCTTAGTTATGTTTTGGTGCACTttcactcacacccacacacacactcacactcttgcccacactcacactcttgcccacacccacacccacactcatcacactcacactcacacccacacagactGCTTGGCTCCTTCGTGCCTACACCAGTGACAGTTGGCTGCCCTCAGCTGAGCTACAGCGGGGGAACAGACTCCTCTACTTGCTACAAACGGAGCAAATCAGAGCACCCCCTCTAACTAGGTGAGGTATCTGTACTGTCCACAACACAGGGCCTATAACTATGTAGAGCTAGCTCCTTTCATATTAAATACTGTTGTAGATTGTACCATTGTATACATTGATTGATGAATAGTTGTACGGCTTGATTGTAGAAATGTTTTTGTGAAGTTCCAAATTAAAATTTTTGTGACATGTATACTTCCTTTCTGTAGACCTAGACCTAGCAAGTCGACCTTTCTGACCTCTAAGAACCTGGGAGTCTCCCATAGAAAAAGTACGCCAGGAGGGCTCCGACACTACCGCTCTCTGTCAGGGGGTGGGAGCTTCCATTACTCGCAGTCTATGTCTAAACTGGACTCTCTTGACAGGAAGAAGAATGGGAGTAATGTGGTGAGCAGTCTGCTTGTTCGATACAGTGTGGTAGCCAACTGCTCTATGTGTTTGCTTGTGTGGCGTTTGATACGGTGTGGTAGCCAACTGCTCTATGTGTTTGCTTGTGTGGCGTTTGATACGGTGTGGTAGCCAACTGCTCTGTGTAGTCTAGTGTATATAGTCGACCGTACAAAGGTGGCAGCATATATAAGGATTGCCTTAAGTTGTGTAGTCTTGCATGTAGTGGACTAGTGGGCACAGGTATTCCACCCAGCgctacatgtgtgtgcatgtgcctATCAAGTAAACTCATACAAGTTTTTCTTGTGTGCTTGTTTTATCAAGAGTTCCTGGTTTTATGTACTTATATGTACGCATGCATGAGCACTTTTCCACATCATGTATGTATTTATTATTGCtgacactccacacacaccacacacacatgtagtcGCTGCCTGGAGATCTTCACTCCGGCCGTGCTTTTGACAATGGCTGCAGCTGTACTCTGGATGAGAACAAACTGCTCCACATAGGTCCTCACAGGTGCACCTGCTCGGTAAGGAAGGCTTTGATGTGGCTGATGATACATGATACTTTTATGATTAATGAGGGCATCTTTGAAGTGGTTTATAGGTAattatgaactcttggtacaaTGAAAATAAAAACACGTATATGGCTGTTTGCCTTGTTTGTCAACTGTGGTCGCAcaagtacatacatgcatcCGTATGTTGCTCAGTTTCTCCTTATAATGTTTTCTGGTTCTGCTAAGCTTGTAGCTTGAGTTCCACTAACtctgtgtattaatttctcTGTACATTTTCTGCTCCATtggtgtatacatgtatatctgaGCACGCCCAGTATTGTGATCACTGTACCTACAGTCTCCTCGTCTGGCGGCCCAGAACTCATTTGTCCTCTTCCTGGGGAACATATGCAACAAGATGCTCAAATACTCCACCAGAGACCTGAGGAGTGAGTATCATGTGATCATTATGCTACGTTATGTGTAATGTATTGTCTTGCATATACCTAATTGTACTTGTATGACTTACAATGTAAGTGTAAACGATCACATCACAAtcaatgtactgtatgtaagCCTAGCCTTTAATATTATTGTCTGTTCCCCTTATTGGAGCAGGAGCCTTTTCCTGTGATTGGttgattacatacatgtacatgtgacgTGTGCACGCTGTAGGCTGGTTTGTTTGATGTCTTCATATATTGGTGCTCTATCCTTACAGCTGCTCAGTTGTACGCAGAGCTCTCTCAGTTGAACCTTAACCTCCCTGCTCGAGTGTGTATCCCTCTCTACGAGGGGAGGCACCAGATTCTCAGAGTTCCTAGCTCAGAGGCTGTCGTCCTCAACTCAAAGagcaaggtacatgtactactgtatgtgtactgtgtactgtgtgtgtactgtatacagttattgtacacatacagtgtacacagaattataacatgtacatgtactgtgtattgtGTATTGTTCATTCTTtagagcagtacattatagagGGCATTATATTGATGCTTATAAAAAACATATACCACATGTTAATTCAGCCTGTGCTAACACTGTCAGCATGCCAAGCTTCCTTTGAGCCACTCAAAATAACATGAGATGTTCCAGGCTATTGTTATGGCCTCATGTCCGACTGCCACACCTGTACAGTACTTACAATGGGTCAATCATTCCAAGTATTCTGTGTGTATTTGCAGGCACCCTACCTGATACTAGTGGAGGTGGCTGAGTGTGAGAGCACCTCCCTGTCCACGCTGCCTGCCAAACAGCTGGACGTCAGCGTCAAAAGTGCAGGACTGTGAGTACTGTCACGTACAAGTACATAACTCACTCCTGCTTGCATTTCTTGAAAGCCTAGAgcatatattatataatacatgtagctctggAGGTTAACACTTGCTATAGTATTGGAATCTGTATTTTGTCTTGTCCATTATttaatggtacatgtacagtactgctTGCATTTCTTGATCTCACTTACATGTAGGTCTTAGAGAGATTAACACTTGCTATAATATTAACTAGAAAGAGGTTCTGATAGTGGGGAAGAAAGGTGGAGAGAGTGGGGATAGGAAATAAAGAGACAATGGGGGAACTTGTGGTGTTTAATGGTTCTTTTCTTGATGCAGGTCTCCAGACCAGGCCAAGGTGTGTGTCCGCTCAGAGGGGGCTTCCCCTATCTACACTCGTACCTCCTCCTCCCCGTCCCTCAACGAGATAGACATCCAGTCACGATCACACGACTCATCAGCGTCTACTGAAGGCAATGTGGAAATGAGCACCTCACAGATAAATCACTTAGCTACTGCTGGAGCTTCAACTACAGAGTGTGTTCGACCTCCACACATTGTTAGTTCAGCCGGGATTCCTGGCAGTGACGTTGGCAAGCAGTCGAGTGTTGAAAGCACTGATTCATCGTCTGATCCTGAGAGTTGTTTGATTAAGGACAGAACTGGTGTTGGTGTGGAGAGTGAGGACGCCCACGCATCGTCTGACGGGGGTGTGGAGGTGGGCGGTTGTGAGGACGATGAGGTGGTGGAATTTTGTGTCGGGGACGTTCGGAAACGGCTGAGTCAGCATTCTACGGCCCCCAAGAAGACTTACCAGAGAGACCCGGAGGATCCTTCAGGTAACAGAGACAGCAGTGTCCTATACCCGACCCCAAATACATGTTCTTAAATTACTGTGCTTCTTACATGTTACTTACTTGTACACAATCCATATACTGTACTTCTTTGACTGATTTCTATCCCTTGCAGCATCTGCCATGAAGGAGCCATGGGATGATAAGGTGAAGAGGATCAGAGCCAGTTCTCCTTATGGCCACCTGCCCAATTGGAGTATCCTCCATAACTTATCTGTGCATGTACTGACATGTTGTgtgcgcgcgcgtgtgtgtgtgtgtgtgtgtgtgtgtgcgtgtgtgtgtgcgtgtgtgtgtgcatgtgtgtgtgtgtgccttgtTTGACCTTAACCAGACTTGTACAGAGCTGCTCCCTGTGATTGTCAAGTGGGGGGATGACCTGAGGCAGGAGCTGGTCTGTGCTCAGCTGCTGGAACAGTTTCAGGTGAGATGTGCCAGCTTTTTAattgtacctacatgtacatgtaacatttCTAAATCAGGGACGCACAGTAGATTAATGTATGTTcgtttattgtacatgtacagattgTGTGGAAACAAGAACAACTTTCACTCATTGTCAGACCGtgagctcataattatatacattcaaTGTATCATCAactgtttgcattattatacatacataatgATACTGTACACCAGTGTTGTCTCTACATTGACTATAAAAGCTCAATCTAAACATTCTTTCCCCCTCCCCCAGGTACAAGCTGCTGGTGGTAGGCAACGAGGGTGGCTTAATAGAGCCCATCATGAATGCAGTCTCACTCCACCAGATCAAGAAACTGAACCAGGGTATCTCATTCCTCGACTATTTCATAAAAGAATACGGAAAAAAGGATTCGAAACGATTCCTCTCCTGTCAGCGCAACTTTGTGGAGAGCTGTGCAGCGTACTGCCTCTTCTGCTACTTCATTAGAGTCAAGGACAGGTGAGCCAGTATTTGATTGTGTGttagtgggagcaaaccttgtGCTCCACTGGCTCTGTTTGTGTTTGGGTAGCACATGTGACTGGTGGAGTACAGTGTAGTACCCAGATTCTCTATTTTGCGTTAATTTACTGTTTACCAGCATCATAAGTCTAAGTATAATGGTCAGGTACTGGGATTGATACTCGAAGTTTAAATGTTCTTCTGTTTCCTTCAGACACAATGGCAACATTTTGTTGGACTCGGAGGGGAACTTGATTCACATTGACTTTGGCTTCATCCTGGCCAATTCTCCCGGGAACAACCTGGGCTTTGAGAGCTCCCCCTTTAAACTCACCAAAGAGTTTGTGGAGGTGTGTGAACCTTGTACCccagtgcacacacactgtatgtTTGTAATACCATGATAGTGTGTTGTCTGTACCTCCCAACCACTCTAGCGATCCCTGTACCTGTATTCAAAAAATCACCAACTAATAATTTGGCTTTTCTATTAACTGCATGTGGCTTTGTTGTCTAGGTGATGGGTGGAGTCAACAGTGAGATGTACCAGCACTTCAAGTGGCTCATGCTCAAGGGATTCATGGCTGCCCGGAAACACATGGACAAATTCATTCAGATTGTGGAAATCATGCAGACAGgtttgtacagtacacacgtgTACTTGAAAAACAGTGTGTACGgtgttgtgtacatgcagcacTGCTTGTATAGTGTTATAGCCACACTGCTTGTACAGTGTTATAGCCACACTGCTTGTACAGTGTTATAGCCACACTGCTTGTACAGTGTTATAGCCACACTGCTTGTACAGTGTTATAGCCACACTGCTTGTACAGTGTTATAGCCACACTGCTTGTACTGTGTTATAGCTATAGCCACACTGCTTGTACAGTGTTGTAGCCGCACTGCTTGTACTGTGTTGTAGCCGCACTGCTTGTACAGTGTTGTAGCCACACTGCTTGTACTGTGTTGTAGCAGCACTGCTTGTACTGTGTTGTAGCCGCACTGCTTGTACTGTGTTGTAGCAGCACTGCTTGTACTGTGTTGTAGCCGCACCGCTTGTACTGTGTTGTAGCCGCACCGCTTGTACTGTGTTGTAGCCACACCGCTTGTACAGTGTTGTAGCCACACCGCTTGTACTGTGTTGTAGCCACACTGCATTGTATTTCGATCTCAAGCAATTGCATACTTTACATTACATGTATCAGTATGCCTTTGAGGAGACAATAATAGACATtgactactacatgtacctatacacattgtacattgtacattgtacattgtagtatGTTTTGATAAAATAAAAATTgttaatgataattatcatgtgctTGTTCTTCCCCCTGCAGGGTCTCAGCTGCCTTGCTTTGGTCATGGTCCGTCCACTGTGAGACAAATGAGAGAGAGATTTCACATGAGTCTAACGGAGAAGCAACTCGAATTATTAGTGGACAGTATGATAGAATCTAGTGTTCGCTCGTTAACTACCAAACTTTACGATCGCTTTCAATATCTAACAAATGGCATTTTATAACAGCACATTTGTTCGTTTTTTTACCTGCCTTATCGtggctgtgtatgtgtgactattattattattatgattaatGGTAATGATCGTCAAAGTGTATTATGTTGTGTGTTTCCATAGTAACTAACAAAATAATGCAAACTCCTTTACCCAATAATGGCGTCTTTACAAGAACAGTTGGTCATTATACAAGAGAATCAAAAGATGAGGTTCAAAGAAAGAAGCGTATGCAAAGAGCTAGATGTTCCTAATAGTGAGGGCCATCTTGATCTCGAGCTAAAAACAATCACTGAGCTAAAGCCACCTCCTGAAGAGACAGAATCTAACTATGAAGCGAACGAAATTGATGTGGAATTCCTACAAACACAAGTTGAGACTATACTACTTGAGAACTCACAACTGAAATCTCGACTTAAACAAACCGAATCAAAACTGGTCCAAGTGAACCATCAGAGAGAGGAGGAACGCAGGGCAATGGGCGGGTCTAGCTCCACCGTCACTCAGCGGATTGTCGAACTATCCAAAAAGAATCGGGAATTAAACGCAGAGGTAGCGTCGGAACGTAATAAAGTTAGAGAAATCCAAGTCAAACTGAAAAGAGGAGAGGCTGAAATAACCACCTTAGAAATGCAGTCTCATTGTAAACAAAAATCTGAAATGGAAGTTGAGCAGGAGAGTCTTCAATCGATGGTCGATCAATTAAAGGAACAGCTCCAATTATCCAACCAAAAGAGAGCGGAATATCGAAACGAATGTCAGACGCTCAAACAGGACTTGAAGTTAGCACATAGAGTGATCTCCAAGGAAGTTGGTGAGGGGATGAACGTGTCTAGGTTGCTAAAGAGTGGTGGTGGATGGAGAGGGCGATCACAACAGATTATGGCACTACAGAATAAGATTGGAGAGCTGCAACAACAATTAGACCAAACTGGAAGAACTAAAAAACATTCTGTTGGTACTCCATCTCGAGTTAATGCTGATCACCGACAAGTGTCTACACTCAAGAAGCTTGAAGACACAAAGAAACGAAGCCTTGAACTAGCACATAATGAACTTGCCTCAATACAGGTTGAATATTTAAAGCTCCAACAGCAATACTCAGCACTGAAGTCTAGGAACAAAATTCTAACGGCAGAGTTGAAGTCGATCAAGTCTCACATTTCTGGAAGGCTTCAACCCCCTACCACCACACCACAATCACAGCTAGCCTATCGACCTCCCTCTAATGAGAGCATACAAGACCGGGACAAAATGAGAGTTTTGGAGCAAAGGAATCAGAGACTGCAAACGCAGTTAACAAAGTGTCTAAGTGAACTTCAATCGCTCAAAGAGAATGGACGTTTAGTTTCTCATTCAAAGCAACCAAAGAGTGCCCCATTACCACCACT contains the following coding sequences:
- the LOC135342291 gene encoding phosphatidylinositol 4-kinase beta-like, which codes for MDDPLVSLTIYESKVTKSKNTTAVRQQKITPPTTSSTSKKNQPLKASEKSKGPSSKSNRTRKVGGVAQSSHRSAEKPSTSGECFPCLPGIEDEKEMSLSSDSSDVASPSHTSEDRVSQDPSGLLNSPLPPPPQDFWLMRLFQSNLFNMSIAIGYLFNSKEEDVQAYLGNKLFSFPNEDVDFYLPQLINMYLHMDELSLVLHKYFLHRCRDSVLFSLKTAWLLRAYTSDSWLPSAELQRGNRLLYLLQTEQIRAPPLTRPRPSKSTFLTSKNLGVSHRKSTPGGLRHYRSLSGGGSFHYSQSMSKLDSLDRKKNGSNVSLPGDLHSGRAFDNGCSCTLDENKLLHIGPHRCTCSSPRLAAQNSFVLFLGNICNKMLKYSTRDLRTAQLYAELSQLNLNLPARVCIPLYEGRHQILRVPSSEAVVLNSKSKAPYLILVEVAECESTSLSTLPAKQLDVSVKSAGLSPDQAKVCVRSEGASPIYTRTSSSPSLNEIDIQSRSHDSSASTEGNVEMSTSQINHLATAGASTTECVRPPHIVSSAGIPGSDVGKQSSVESTDSSSDPESCLIKDRTGVGVESEDAHASSDGGVEVGGCEDDEVVEFCVGDVRKRLSQHSTAPKKTYQRDPEDPSASAMKEPWDDKVKRIRASSPYGHLPNWKLLPVIVKWGDDLRQELVCAQLLEQFQIVWKQEQLSLIVRPYKLLVVGNEGGLIEPIMNAVSLHQIKKLNQGISFLDYFIKEYGKKDSKRFLSCQRNFVESCAAYCLFCYFIRVKDRHNGNILLDSEGNLIHIDFGFILANSPGNNLGFESSPFKLTKEFVEVMGGVNSEMYQHFKWLMLKGFMAARKHMDKFIQIVEIMQTGSQLPCFGHGPSTVRQMRERFHMSLTEKQLELLVDSMIESSVRSLTTKLYDRFQYLTNGIL
- the LOC135342297 gene encoding coiled-coil domain-containing protein 13-like; translation: MASLQEQLVIIQENQKMRFKERSVCKELDVPNSEGHLDLELKTITELKPPPEETESNYEANEIDVEFLQTQVETILLENSQLKSRLKQTESKLVQVNHQREEERRAMGGSSSTVTQRIVELSKKNRELNAEVASERNKVREIQVKLKRGEAEITTLEMQSHCKQKSEMEVEQESLQSMVDQLKEQLQLSNQKRAEYRNECQTLKQDLKLAHRVISKEVGEGMNVSRLLKSGGGWRGRSQQIMALQNKIGELQQQLDQTGRTKKHSVGTPSRVNADHRQVSTLKKLEDTKKRSLELAHNELASIQVEYLKLQQQYSALKSRNKILTAELKSIKSHISGRLQPPTTTPQSQLAYRPPSNESIQDRDKMRVLEQRNQRLQTQLTKCLSELQSLKENGRLVSHSKQPKSAPLPPLAPNRGGGTRSVTRTMALVGEQQYSDVEKDALTRVDHIEKERLFELTLSLQQRLDLCNDKVVNAETELRNLRQRYSSKDKTKTTSVGELEERLEITKDENEVLKETLEATRQEKLADIKLLQELIRETKSMFVDSVRQLCAVQSS